One genomic window of Mucilaginibacter sp. SJ includes the following:
- the accD gene encoding acetyl-CoA carboxylase, carboxyltransferase subunit beta, which yields MAWFKRELKGIITTTEEKKEAPDGIWNKCPNCKKPLHYSEQVENQYVCHYCGFHLRIGSKEYFSVLFDNNEFTELFPELTSGDPLHFEDTKKYTDRLKETQHKTGLKDAIRAGAGKIDGQDLVIACMDFNFIGGSMGSVVGEKIARSIDYCIQHKVPFLMISKSGGARMMEAAFSLMQMAKTSAKLALLSQAKIPYISLLTDPTTGGVTASYAMLGDINIAEPGALIGFAGPRVIKETIKKDLPKGFQTAEFVQEHGFLDFIVDRREMKEKLASFIKMMAD from the coding sequence ATGGCATGGTTTAAACGAGAGTTGAAAGGGATAATTACGACTACTGAGGAAAAGAAGGAAGCCCCCGATGGCATCTGGAATAAATGCCCTAATTGTAAGAAACCTTTACACTATTCAGAACAGGTAGAAAATCAATATGTGTGCCATTACTGTGGCTTCCACCTGCGCATAGGTTCAAAAGAATATTTTTCGGTACTATTTGATAATAACGAGTTTACAGAACTTTTTCCTGAGCTTACATCCGGTGATCCGCTTCACTTTGAAGACACCAAAAAATATACCGACCGGCTTAAGGAAACTCAGCACAAAACAGGTTTAAAAGATGCAATAAGGGCAGGTGCCGGTAAAATTGACGGTCAGGACCTGGTTATCGCCTGTATGGACTTTAACTTTATTGGGGGGTCAATGGGATCAGTAGTTGGTGAAAAGATAGCCCGCTCTATTGATTACTGTATCCAACATAAAGTTCCGTTCCTGATGATTTCAAAATCGGGTGGTGCGCGCATGATGGAAGCGGCATTTTCACTGATGCAAATGGCTAAAACATCGGCTAAGCTTGCGTTGCTTTCACAGGCAAAAATCCCTTATATATCTTTACTTACCGATCCAACCACCGGTGGCGTAACAGCATCATACGCTATGTTAGGCGATATCAACATTGCCGAACCGGGCGCGCTGATAGGCTTTGCAGGGCCAAGGGTAATTAAAGAAACCATTAAAAAAGATCTTCCTAAAGGTTTCCAGACTGCCGAGTTTGTGCAGGAGCACGGTTTCCTTGATTTCATTGTCGACAGAAGAGAAATGAAAGAAAAATTAGCTTCGTTTATTAAAATGATGGCCGATTAA
- the fbaA gene encoding class II fructose-bisphosphate aldolase — protein MDLKNYRGVLHGDQVQELFEAAKKHQFALPAVNVIGTNTINAVMETAKAVNSPVIIQLSNGGAQFYAGKSLDNSKLQACILGGVSAAKHVHLLAEHYGVAVILHTDHAAKKLLPWIDGLLDHGEKFFAETGKPLFSSHMLDLSEEPIEENIEISAKYLERMAKMGMTLEIELGVTGGEEDGVDNSDVDSSRLYTQPEEVSYSYEHLLKVSPRFTVAAAFGNVHGVYKPGNVKLQPVILHNSQEYVKQKFGLTAEKPINFVFHGGSGSSQEEIREAISYGAIKMNIDTDMQWAYWEGIKDYYKSKEGYLQSQIGSPDGEDSPNKKYYDPRVWLRKGEENFVKRLSVAFEDLNCIDVYSKL, from the coding sequence ATGGATTTAAAAAATTATAGAGGTGTTCTGCACGGCGATCAGGTGCAGGAACTATTTGAAGCAGCAAAAAAGCACCAGTTTGCTTTACCGGCAGTAAACGTTATTGGTACTAATACTATCAATGCAGTTATGGAAACAGCTAAAGCTGTTAACTCTCCGGTTATTATTCAGCTGTCAAATGGCGGTGCACAGTTTTACGCCGGCAAATCATTGGATAATTCAAAACTTCAGGCCTGTATTTTAGGTGGTGTATCTGCTGCAAAGCATGTTCACCTGTTGGCTGAGCATTACGGCGTTGCGGTTATCCTGCATACAGACCATGCTGCCAAGAAATTGTTACCGTGGATTGATGGCCTCCTGGATCATGGCGAGAAATTTTTTGCCGAAACAGGCAAGCCTCTATTTTCATCGCACATGCTCGACCTTTCAGAAGAGCCTATTGAAGAGAATATCGAAATTTCGGCTAAATATCTCGAGCGTATGGCCAAAATGGGCATGACCCTTGAAATTGAGTTGGGTGTAACCGGCGGTGAAGAAGATGGTGTCGACAATTCTGATGTTGACAGCTCTCGTTTATATACCCAGCCAGAAGAGGTTTCTTATTCATATGAGCACCTTTTAAAAGTAAGCCCCCGTTTTACTGTAGCTGCTGCTTTTGGTAACGTTCATGGTGTGTACAAACCGGGTAATGTTAAGTTACAGCCGGTTATCCTGCATAACTCACAAGAGTATGTTAAACAAAAATTTGGTTTAACTGCCGAAAAACCGATCAACTTTGTATTTCACGGTGGTTCTGGTTCAAGCCAGGAAGAGATCCGCGAAGCTATTTCATACGGTGCTATCAAAATGAACATTGATACCGACATGCAGTGGGCTTATTGGGAAGGCATTAAAGATTACTACAAATCAAAAGAAGGATACTTGCAAAGCCAGATCGGTAGCCCGGATGGTGAGGATTCTCCAAACAAAAAATATTATGACCCACGCGTTTGGTTACGCAAAGGCGAAGAAAACTTTGTAAAAAGGCTTTCTGTTGCTTTTGAAGATCTTAACTGTATCGACGTTTACAGTAAATTATAA
- a CDS encoding low affinity iron permease family protein yields MVKIHNKRKNLFERFANWATIATGSSGAFITAFGIIIVWGITGPLFHYSDTWQLVINTGTTVVTFLMVFLIQKSQNKDSKAIHLKLNELLASHQGASNRMVDIEDITEKELDQLHKFYVELAGLAEEEDDITCTHSIDAARENHTTKLNHFKTKPHYINARKNHSKKSNGAS; encoded by the coding sequence ATGGTTAAAATTCATAACAAAAGAAAGAATTTATTTGAGCGTTTTGCCAACTGGGCTACTATAGCTACGGGTAGCTCGGGCGCATTTATTACGGCTTTTGGTATCATCATTGTTTGGGGGATAACCGGACCATTATTCCATTATTCAGATACCTGGCAGCTGGTTATCAATACAGGTACTACCGTGGTTACTTTTCTGATGGTTTTTTTAATACAGAAATCACAAAATAAAGACTCGAAGGCTATACATTTGAAACTGAATGAGCTGCTTGCCTCGCACCAGGGGGCAAGCAACCGGATGGTTGATATTGAGGATATTACCGAAAAAGAGCTCGATCAGTTGCATAAATTTTATGTGGAACTGGCCGGACTTGCCGAGGAGGAAGACGATATCACCTGTACACACTCTATTGATGCCGCAAGGGAAAACCACACCACAAAACTCAATCATTTCAAAACAAAACCGCATTACATCAATGCACGCAAAAACCATAGTAAAAAAAGTAACGGAGCAAGCTGA
- a CDS encoding GNAT family N-acetyltransferase has translation MHAKTIVKKVTEQADLDIVHAIRHEVFVVEQNCPPELEYEHEDVSHHFLATADGEPAGACRWRKTENGYKLERFAVLKMFRGYGIGGELVKAVLADLPADADYVYLNSQTHAVPFYEKLGFEALGLEFEEAGIKHYKMVKK, from the coding sequence ATGCACGCAAAAACCATAGTAAAAAAAGTAACGGAGCAAGCTGATCTTGATATCGTACATGCCATAAGGCACGAAGTGTTTGTTGTTGAACAAAATTGCCCGCCCGAGCTGGAATATGAACATGAGGATGTATCCCATCATTTTTTAGCTACTGCGGATGGGGAGCCGGCCGGTGCCTGCCGCTGGCGTAAAACCGAAAATGGTTATAAGCTTGAACGGTTTGCCGTACTGAAAATGTTCAGGGGATATGGTATAGGAGGTGAGCTGGTGAAAGCTGTGTTGGCCGATTTGCCGGCCGATGCGGATTATGTTTATCTTAATTCGCAAACCCACGCGGTGCCTTTTTATGAAAAACTGGGTTTTGAAGCATTAGGGCTGGAGTTTGAAGAAGCCGGGATCAAACATTATAAAATGGTTAAGAAGTAG
- a CDS encoding TfoX/Sxy family protein: protein MAYNEQMADRIREALMDLPAVEEKKMFQGVCFMVDDKLCVCVRDNSILCRIGEQQASVELEKGNCNQMVSGERVMKGYVYVEDFNLQTTAQLNYWINLCLEFNPLAESSKKKKNKK, encoded by the coding sequence ATGGCATATAACGAACAAATGGCTGATCGTATTCGCGAAGCATTAATGGACCTTCCGGCAGTGGAAGAAAAGAAAATGTTCCAGGGAGTTTGTTTTATGGTAGATGATAAGTTATGTGTTTGCGTGCGCGATAATAGCATCTTGTGCCGCATTGGTGAACAACAAGCATCTGTTGAGCTTGAGAAGGGGAACTGCAATCAAATGGTAAGCGGCGAAAGGGTAATGAAAGGCTATGTTTATGTTGAAGATTTCAACCTGCAAACCACCGCCCAGCTCAATTACTGGATTAACCTGTGCCTTGAATTTAATCCGCTGGCAGAATCATCCAAAAAGAAAAAGAATAAGAAGTAG